In one Mucilaginibacter sp. PAMB04168 genomic region, the following are encoded:
- a CDS encoding TonB-dependent receptor, protein MPLQRYLIFMLLLTSLLLPGQLLAQQKSHQVEGVVVSNTTPVPFATVALLTVGGLTRIQTLTDSTGRFKLPPYNINGSYVLKVSYVGFITWQSTPFRLRDTLFSSISLQASAKTLKDVVIQGKKNPIELDGSTLVYNVSGTIAGQGVTALEALKKAPGVFVENESNITLNGKAGVLIMIDGKQTYLSGKELTDLLKAMPSSSIKSIEIMNNPSAKYEASGTAGIINIKTNRILAKGFNGSVTTGVAYGITAKQNEDISLNYRTGKLNVYGSYSHFLGNYTYVYGTDRLQSGKNYNSDTYDVDKRQKMSGRVGADYVINRKNTIGLLVSGNFIFGGGLTDTKTLISTPPASGIDQTLDAYNDYYGQHTERYNFNLNYKYEDTAGHTFNVDADYGLFNKWNGNLQSNVYRDAQALLQSQNLYRTLNDIDINLRGIKVDYTTNLFSGQLESGLKYSSVASGNDARFYHVLAFDSLDYRRSNDFKYTEQISAGYVSYKKTMAKWQVQAGLRLENTASTGNLRYQTLTADSLTIIHRNYTSLFPAVSITLKPTKLHSVALSYAKRIERPAYQDLNPFVYLLDELSFWQGNPFLKPQLVHRLGLLYAYKSSTIVGLNFLHTNQFSANVTDTLQQNKIVMVSRNLGTQTNWSASLTQLFALTNKWDVTFNGLLYYIKNDIAFDQYRALNLKQLAYRMSLQQTIKLPFDLTGEIISTFNSHRLTGANNFVQATSQLDLGLQRLLFNKKATIRLAVNDIYKGNQSRFTQSFPGYYATNYGYYESRQVRLNFIYRFTGGNAKGPRARNSALDAETGRIK, encoded by the coding sequence ATGCCGCTACAGCGGTACCTGATATTCATGCTATTGCTTACCAGCCTGTTGCTGCCCGGCCAATTATTGGCACAGCAAAAAAGCCACCAGGTGGAGGGCGTGGTGGTGAGTAATACTACGCCGGTTCCTTTCGCTACGGTAGCCTTATTAACAGTTGGCGGGCTAACCAGGATCCAAACACTGACTGACAGCACCGGACGGTTTAAACTGCCGCCGTATAACATTAACGGCAGTTATGTGCTCAAAGTAAGCTACGTTGGCTTTATAACCTGGCAAAGCACACCTTTTAGGCTTAGAGATACCTTATTCAGCAGCATTAGTTTACAAGCATCGGCCAAAACGTTGAAAGATGTGGTAATACAAGGAAAAAAGAACCCAATCGAACTGGACGGTAGCACTTTGGTTTACAACGTAAGCGGCACCATTGCTGGGCAGGGCGTTACAGCTTTAGAGGCCTTAAAGAAAGCGCCCGGGGTATTTGTAGAGAACGAAAGCAATATAACACTTAACGGCAAAGCAGGTGTGCTGATCATGATCGACGGTAAGCAAACGTATTTATCTGGAAAAGAGCTAACCGACCTGCTGAAAGCCATGCCTTCCAGCAGTATCAAATCAATTGAAATTATGAATAACCCATCAGCCAAATATGAGGCCTCTGGCACGGCTGGTATCATCAATATCAAAACTAACCGCATTTTGGCTAAAGGTTTTAATGGCTCGGTCACTACAGGTGTTGCTTATGGTATTACGGCTAAACAAAATGAAGACATCAGCCTTAATTATCGCACTGGTAAGCTTAATGTTTATGGCAGCTACAGCCATTTTTTAGGCAATTATACCTACGTATACGGTACCGACCGCCTGCAAAGTGGCAAAAATTATAACAGCGATACTTATGATGTAGACAAGCGACAAAAAATGTCGGGCCGCGTGGGTGCCGATTATGTGATTAACCGAAAGAATACTATAGGGTTGCTGGTAAGCGGAAACTTTATTTTTGGCGGCGGTTTAACCGATACCAAAACGCTCATCAGCACACCGCCGGCATCCGGTATCGATCAAACACTCGATGCCTATAATGATTATTATGGGCAGCACACCGAACGCTATAATTTTAACCTTAATTATAAATACGAGGACACTGCTGGTCATACTTTTAATGTAGACGCCGATTACGGCTTGTTTAATAAGTGGAACGGCAATCTGCAATCCAATGTCTACCGTGATGCCCAAGCATTGCTGCAAAGCCAAAACTTGTATCGCACGCTGAATGATATTGATATTAACCTGCGGGGAATCAAAGTGGACTATACCACTAACCTGTTTAGCGGGCAACTGGAATCGGGTCTAAAATACTCATCGGTAGCTTCGGGGAACGATGCCAGATTTTACCATGTGCTGGCCTTTGATAGTTTGGATTACCGCCGGTCGAACGATTTTAAATATACCGAGCAGATTAGCGCCGGTTATGTGAGCTATAAAAAAACCATGGCGAAATGGCAGGTACAAGCCGGATTGAGACTGGAAAACACAGCCTCGACCGGCAACCTACGTTACCAAACCCTCACCGCCGATTCGCTGACCATCATTCATCGCAACTATACCAGTTTATTCCCGGCGGTTAGTATTACCTTAAAACCAACTAAGCTACACAGCGTTGCCCTGTCATACGCCAAACGTATTGAACGGCCGGCTTACCAGGATTTAAATCCATTTGTGTATTTACTGGACGAGCTTTCTTTTTGGCAGGGTAACCCGTTTTTAAAACCTCAACTGGTTCACCGCTTAGGGCTGTTGTATGCCTACAAAAGTTCCACCATCGTTGGCCTAAACTTTTTACACACTAATCAGTTCAGCGCCAACGTGACCGATACGTTACAGCAAAATAAAATTGTAATGGTGAGCCGTAATCTGGGCACGCAAACCAATTGGTCTGCATCATTGACGCAGCTGTTTGCGCTTACTAACAAATGGGACGTCACCTTTAACGGCTTATTATACTATATTAAAAACGATATTGCTTTTGATCAGTACCGCGCCTTAAACCTAAAACAACTGGCCTACCGGATGAGTTTGCAGCAAACTATAAAACTTCCGTTTGATTTGACCGGCGAAATTATCTCCACATTTAATTCGCACCGCTTAACGGGGGCTAATAACTTTGTACAGGCAACCAGCCAGTTGGATTTGGGTTTGCAGCGCCTACTATTCAATAAAAAAGCAACGATCAGATTAGCCGTAAATGATATCTATAAGGGCAATCAATCACGCTTCACCCAAAGCTTTCCAGGGTATTATGCAACCAACTACGGATATTACGAATCGCGACAAGTGCGGTTAAACTTCATCTACCGGTTTACGGGGGGCAACGCAAAAGGTCCGCGCGCCCGAAACTCGGCACTTGATGCAGAGACTGGAAGGATTAAATAG
- a CDS encoding SDR family oxidoreductase: protein MSTKNKIAIVTGGSRGLGRDMVIQLAKNGNNIIFTYRNNKAEADKVVQEVLSMGQKAIAYQLDVSDTKTFDAFVAQVSQHLQEHEGSPNFDFLINNAGAGVYGSVTETTEEAFDAMMNVHFKGVYFLTQKLLPILNNGGGIINISSGLTRIAFPNVSAYASMKGAIETYTKCLAKELGARQIKANVVAPGAIATDFGGGSNKSDENKRNMISSVTALGRVGVPEDIGGVVAFLCTPEAGWMNGQRIELSGGMMI, encoded by the coding sequence ATGTCAACAAAAAACAAAATTGCAATTGTAACCGGTGGTAGCCGTGGTTTGGGCAGAGATATGGTGATCCAGTTAGCGAAAAATGGAAACAACATCATCTTCACCTATCGCAACAACAAGGCAGAAGCGGATAAAGTGGTACAAGAAGTATTATCCATGGGCCAGAAAGCTATTGCTTACCAACTGGATGTGAGTGACACCAAAACTTTCGACGCTTTTGTAGCGCAGGTTAGTCAGCATTTACAAGAACACGAGGGATCACCTAACTTCGATTTTTTAATTAACAATGCCGGAGCCGGCGTATATGGTTCGGTGACGGAGACTACCGAAGAAGCATTTGACGCCATGATGAATGTTCATTTTAAAGGAGTTTATTTTCTGACTCAAAAACTTTTGCCCATCTTAAACAACGGCGGAGGGATTATTAATATTTCCTCAGGGCTAACAAGAATAGCCTTCCCGAATGTTTCGGCCTATGCAAGCATGAAAGGCGCAATTGAAACTTACACCAAATGTTTGGCCAAAGAGCTTGGAGCAAGGCAAATTAAAGCCAACGTGGTTGCACCCGGCGCAATCGCTACTGATTTTGGCGGAGGATCAAATAAATCTGATGAAAACAAAAGAAACATGATATCTTCGGTTACCGCGTTGGGACGTGTGGGCGTACCCGAAGACATTGGTGGTGTAGTTGCTTTTCTTTGTACCCCTGAAGCCGGCTGGATGAACGGCCAAAGGATTGAACTCTCCGGTGGAATGATGATATAA
- a CDS encoding helix-turn-helix transcriptional regulator: MKGLPSPQHPLISLFDYGTFNCSEEIHHKNFVFDFYHISIKRSIGATFKYGQNHYDFDDGVMFFIAPNQVFGIETIEELASTKSGWILMIHPDFLWNTPLAKSINHYEFFDYAVNEALFLSEKEEATLNAIVKNIEQEYNANLDKFSQNIIVSQIETLLNYSDRFYQRQFLTRKANDHKILEKLEKVIDDHFNNENTTGLPTVQHIADSLNISPMYLSSLLKSLTGLTTQQHIHEKLIEKAKEKLSTTELSVSEIAFQLGFEHSQSFSKLFKIKTSVSPLAFRSSFN, encoded by the coding sequence ATGAAAGGCTTGCCTTCACCTCAGCACCCCTTAATCAGCTTGTTTGATTATGGAACCTTCAACTGCTCTGAAGAAATCCATCATAAGAACTTTGTATTTGATTTTTATCATATCTCCATCAAGCGCAGCATTGGTGCAACATTCAAGTATGGGCAAAACCATTACGATTTTGATGATGGAGTGATGTTTTTTATTGCCCCTAACCAGGTTTTTGGTATTGAAACCATCGAAGAACTGGCATCTACTAAAAGCGGCTGGATTTTAATGATCCATCCTGATTTTTTATGGAACACGCCCCTGGCAAAAAGCATTAACCATTATGAGTTCTTTGATTACGCCGTAAATGAGGCGTTGTTTCTTTCTGAAAAGGAAGAGGCAACGCTTAATGCTATTGTTAAAAATATTGAACAGGAGTATAATGCCAATTTAGATAAGTTCAGTCAAAATATCATCGTTTCTCAAATCGAAACCCTGCTTAACTATTCCGACCGCTTTTATCAAAGGCAATTTCTAACCCGCAAAGCTAACGATCATAAAATTTTAGAGAAATTAGAAAAAGTTATTGACGATCATTTCAACAATGAAAACACCACTGGTTTGCCAACTGTACAGCATATTGCTGATTCTTTGAATATATCGCCCATGTACTTAAGCAGCTTACTTAAATCACTTACGGGGTTAACCACGCAACAGCATATTCACGAAAAACTAATAGAAAAAGCAAAAGAAAAGCTATCAACTACTGAATTATCTGTTTCGGAGATTGCTTTTCAACTGGGGTTTGAGCACAGTCAGAGCTTTTCCAAATTGTTCAAGATCAAAACCAGTGTATCGCCTTTAGCGTTTAGAAGCTCATTTAATTAG
- a CDS encoding SDR family NAD(P)-dependent oxidoreductase: MAKENYNGALQHPIGTGFNGTSTTTDVIKGIDINGKIAIVTGGNTGIGLETVKTLSKAGATVIVPARDVQKARKNLEGITNVEIEELHLMNPDSIDTFAEKFLASGRPLHLLINNAGIMFVPLRRNSRGIESQLAVNYLAVFQLTALLWRALKQADGARVINVSSLGHHFAPFNFDDPNFEQREYNTLQAYGHSKTAVNLFSLELDNRAKPFGVRAYSLHPGNIWGTELTREAPLEILQQFGFYDDKGKAVPEVIESLKTVPQGAATTVWAATSPLLSSTGGVYLEDVDVAALATNSPISNGVKSYSLEEASAKRLWQMTEVLTGAKFNFS; this comes from the coding sequence ATGGCAAAAGAAAATTATAACGGAGCGTTACAGCATCCCATAGGTACAGGCTTTAACGGCACATCAACAACTACCGACGTAATTAAGGGAATAGATATCAACGGAAAAATTGCCATTGTTACCGGCGGTAATACAGGCATAGGTTTGGAGACGGTAAAAACACTTTCCAAAGCAGGGGCAACAGTAATTGTACCAGCACGTGATGTACAAAAGGCCAGGAAAAACCTCGAAGGGATTACTAACGTTGAAATAGAGGAATTGCACCTGATGAACCCCGATTCTATTGACACTTTTGCCGAAAAGTTTTTGGCATCGGGTCGGCCGTTACATCTGCTCATCAACAACGCGGGTATTATGTTCGTGCCTTTACGTCGCAACTCACGCGGTATCGAATCGCAACTTGCAGTCAATTATCTGGCCGTTTTTCAACTCACTGCCCTGTTGTGGAGAGCACTAAAACAAGCTGATGGCGCAAGAGTAATTAACGTTTCTTCGCTGGGGCATCATTTTGCACCGTTTAACTTTGATGATCCAAATTTTGAGCAGCGCGAGTATAATACCCTGCAGGCTTATGGTCACTCAAAAACAGCTGTCAATTTGTTCTCGCTCGAACTGGACAATCGTGCCAAACCTTTTGGAGTAAGAGCTTATTCCTTACATCCGGGTAATATATGGGGAACAGAACTAACCAGGGAGGCACCATTGGAGATATTACAGCAGTTTGGCTTTTATGACGACAAGGGCAAGGCTGTACCCGAAGTAATTGAATCGCTGAAAACAGTTCCGCAAGGTGCCGCCACCACAGTTTGGGCTGCTACGAGCCCGTTGCTTAGCTCAACAGGCGGTGTGTACCTCGAAGATGTTGACGTAGCTGCCTTAGCTACTAATTCACCCATTTCCAACGGTGTAAAATCTTATTCATTAGAGGAGGCCAGTGCCAAGCGATTATGGCAAATGACTGAAGTGCTAACAGGCGCTAAATTTAACTTTAGTTAA
- a CDS encoding glucose 1-dehydrogenase — MDKLTNKVAIVTGASKGIGAAIATYFAAEGAKVVVNYASSKEGADKVVEAITANGGTAIAVQADVSKEADVIRLFEETKNAYGTLNILVNNAGVYQFCPIEQFTTDSFHQHFNINVLGSLLAIREAVKLFGDNGGNIINISSEVSKMPMSTGSVYAATKAALDAITIALSKELGAKNIRVNSILPGSVETEGTHSTGITGSDLEKMLIANTPLGRIGQPDDIAKVALFLASDEAAWITGEKISVSGGIYGF; from the coding sequence ATGGATAAGTTAACAAACAAAGTAGCTATAGTTACAGGTGCATCAAAAGGCATAGGTGCCGCTATTGCAACATATTTTGCAGCAGAAGGTGCTAAGGTTGTAGTAAATTATGCCTCGAGCAAAGAGGGGGCAGATAAAGTAGTTGAAGCCATCACTGCTAACGGGGGTACGGCCATCGCGGTACAGGCCGATGTATCTAAAGAAGCCGACGTGATCAGGCTGTTTGAAGAAACAAAAAATGCGTACGGCACGCTGAATATTTTAGTAAACAATGCAGGTGTTTACCAGTTTTGTCCAATCGAGCAGTTCACCACAGATTCTTTTCATCAGCATTTTAATATCAACGTGTTGGGATCTTTGCTGGCTATACGCGAAGCGGTAAAGTTATTTGGTGATAATGGTGGCAATATTATCAATATCAGCTCAGAAGTAAGCAAAATGCCTATGAGTACCGGATCGGTTTATGCAGCAACTAAAGCTGCGTTAGATGCTATTACTATCGCCTTGTCTAAAGAGCTGGGCGCCAAAAATATCCGTGTTAACTCCATTTTACCCGGTTCAGTAGAAACCGAAGGCACGCATAGCACAGGGATTACGGGTAGCGATCTTGAAAAGATGCTGATTGCCAATACACCGCTCGGTCGTATCGGCCAGCCCGACGACATTGCCAAAGTTGCTTTATTCCTCGCTTCTGATGAAGCTGCCTGGATAACCGGAGAAAAAATTTCTGTATCAGGCGGTATTTACGGGTTCTGA
- a CDS encoding helix-turn-helix domain-containing protein, translating to MECKKEFQTDRKKEMMAVHDAMDVLNGKWKIYIISSICHYNKRRFTDILNDVVGISNKMLSKELKELEINKLVERTVLDTHPVTVQYELTKHGKTLQTIINNLTDWGIRHRQEVIGKS from the coding sequence ATGGAGTGCAAAAAAGAATTTCAAACAGACCGCAAAAAAGAGATGATGGCGGTCCACGATGCTATGGACGTGTTAAACGGGAAATGGAAAATCTATATTATATCTTCCATCTGCCATTACAATAAGAGGCGATTTACAGATATTTTAAACGACGTTGTAGGCATTTCGAACAAAATGCTCAGTAAAGAACTAAAGGAGCTTGAAATTAATAAGTTAGTAGAACGAACCGTTTTGGACACGCACCCGGTAACAGTTCAGTATGAACTGACCAAACATGGTAAAACATTACAAACAATTATAAACAACCTGACTGATTGGGGAATAAGACATCGTCAGGAAGTGATCGGAAAAAGTTAA